CAGGATTTTATCTTCCGGTGACAACCTGAGAATCTTTGAAAATAACTCAACCTCCTTGGTCGTGATTTGCTGGTCATCCACCACATCAGCGTCTGTTTTCAAGTAGGTTGAATTAAAGATCTGGCGCCACCAATCGGGCTGGATATGCTCCTCTAAGTTAGATACCGGCCCGAGGGGTCTGGCCCCCCTAAAATCCCTCTTTTTGGTGATCAGAGGATAGCATTTAGCCGTTTTTTCTTTCATTTTTCCACCTTCTTACTCGATGGTTAGGCAAAAAGTCGAATGTGGCTTTGGTTCCCTTGAGACTTTTCGCCGGATCATCTTAATACATATCCTCACCGTAGCCACCGCCGGGAGGCATAGTAGCTTTCTTCTTTTCAGGGATATCGGTCACCAGGCAGTCGGTGGTCAGCATCAGAGCGGCAATAGAGGCGGCATTCTGAAGGGCCGACCGGGTTACCTTGGCCGGATCAAGCACCCCCGCTTTAGTTAGATCCTTGAACTCCATCTCGGCGGCATCATAGCCAAAGTTATAGTCGGCATTAGCCCTGACCTTCTCCACTATTACCGAACCTTCCAGCCCTGCATTTTTCACTATCTGACGAATAGGCTCTTCCAAGGACCTGCGAACAATATTGGCCCCAATCCTTTCATCACCCTCAAGCTCAAGCTTGTCTATGACACTTTGGGCCCGGAGCAGGACTACCCCGCCGCCAGGAATAATCCCTTCTTCTACCGCGGCCCTGATAGCATGCAAGGCATCTTCCACCCTGGCCTTCTTCTCCTTCATCTCTGTCTCGGTGGCCGCTCCTATATTGAGAACAGCCACGCCACCGGCCAGCTTGGCCAGCCTCTCCTGAAGCTTCTCCCGGTCATAGTCGGATTTGGGTTCCTCAATCTGAAGCTTAATCTGGGATATCCGGCCTTCAATGTCTTTCTTGTGGCCGGCTCCTTCCACAATGATGGTGTTTTCCTTGTCGATGGTTACCTTCTTGGCCCGGCCAAGGTCTTCTATCTTGATTTTCTCTAACTTAATCCCCAGGTCCTCGGTAATGACCCGGCCGCCGGTCAGGATAGCGATATCCTCCATCATGGCCTTGCGTCGATCACCAAACCCCGGGGCCTTGACCGCCGCACATTTCAGAGTCCCCCGCACCTTGTTGACCACCAGCGTGGCCAGGGCCTCACCCTCAACATCCTCCGCAATAATGAGAAAGGACTTACCCATCTGGACGATCCTTTCCAGTAGGGGGATTAAATTCTTCATTATCGAGATCTTTTTCTCGTGGACAAGGATACAAGGCTCCTCCAGCACGGCTTCCATTTTCTCGGCATTAGTAATAAAATAAGGGGAGATATACCCTTTGTCGAACTGCATACCCTCGACTATATCGAGGTTAGTAAGCATAGTCTTGGATTCCTCGACCGTGATAACTCCATCCTTACCCACCTTCTCCATAGCCTCAGCCAGCAGATCGCCGATGTCCCGGTCCATATGAGCGGAGATGGTGGCGATATCGGATATCTGTCTTTTATCGGTTACCTTCTCTGATTTAGCCGCGATCTCATGGCATACGGCGGCCACGGCCTTCTCTATGCCCCTCTTCATGGCCATAGGATCAGAGCCGGCCGTAATGTTTTTAACCCCCCCCGAAAGATGGCCTGGGCTAAGATGGTGGCGGTGGTGGTCCCGTCACCAGCCACATCCGAGGTCTTAGAAGCGATCTCTTTGACCATCCGGGCGCCCATATTCTCATAAGGGTCTTCCAGTTCTATCTCTTTAGCCACGGTTACTCCGTCACAGGTAATCGTCGGCGAGCCCCACTTTTTGTCCAGAACCACGTTTAGACCCCTTGGCCCCAGGGTGGTCTTAACGGCTTGGGCTAAGGTATCCACCCCACACAGGACAGCCCGGCGGGCCTCTTCATCGAAAAGCAATTGTTTGGCCATTATTTTTTACCCCCTGTTTTGAATTATTCAATAATACCCAGGATGTCATCCTGGTGCATAATAAGATATTCTTCACCTTCCAGCTTGATCTCAGTTCCGGAATATTTCCCAAAGAGGACCCGGTCATCCGCCTTGACTTCCATAAGGATCCGCTCACCCTTATCATTGAACTTCCCGCTGCCGACCGCAATGACTTTCCCCTCCTGGGGTTTTTCCTTAGCCGTGTCGGGAATGATGAGTCCCCCTTTGGTTCGCTCCTCTTCTTCAACCCGCTGGACAATGATCCGGTCACTTAAAGGTCTGATCTTCATTTTACTCCTCCCCTCCTTTCTTTTTTGAATATAGCCCAAGCGTCTCGTCTCTGCTCATATTCACAGCCGGCACGGCTATATGCTCAGTTTACCGGTTTTTGGGATAGGTTCTTAATAGCCCACAGATGGCACGGATTCAACAGATGCTCGCTGATTTTATCCGTGTCAATCCGTTTCATCCGTGCAATCCGTGTGCTATTATTTGTAATCTGTGTGCCTTAGTGGCTGAATAGTTACCCTTGAACAACGAGAAACACCATATAACTTACATATAAAATGACGAATACAATACCTTCCCATCTACCCAACAGATGCCTTCTCCCGATGAACATACAGACAAACAGAAGCATATTGGCCAGGATCACTACCCCGATGTCTATGTTGTTCCTTGCCTGAAAAGGGATGGGCTTGATAATCGAACTTATCCCTAAGACAAAGAAGATATTAAAGATACTTGAGCCGACCACATTGCCTACCGCTATCTCGGCATTCTTCTTATAGGCCGCTACCGCCGAGGTGGCCAATTCAGGAAGAGATGTGCCTACAGCGACTATAGTCAGGCCAATGAGGGATTGACTCACACCCAGGCCTGAGGCTAAATGCACGGCCCCATCAACAATCCATTGGCCGCCGAGGATTAAGCCGATTAATCCTAAGATAACAAGTAATACTGACTTTACCGGCTCATACAGTTTAGCGGTCAGGTGTTCCTCTATCCTTGCGGGGAGGCCGAATGAATAATACATAAATATGACAAAGAATGAAATGAAGACCAGGCCGTCTATTCTCGTCAGGGCAGAAGAGCCGCTTCTGTCTATCCATTGGTC
This portion of the bacterium genome encodes:
- the groES gene encoding co-chaperone GroES translates to MKIRPLSDRIIVQRVEEEERTKGGLIIPDTAKEKPQEGKVIAVGSGKFNDKGERILMEVKADDRVLFGKYSGTEIKLEGEEYLIMHQDDILGIIE
- a CDS encoding calcium/sodium antiporter, giving the protein MMPYILLIIGFILLIKGADFLVEGASAIARRLKVSDLVIGLTMVAFGTSTPELFVNIMASLKGNADIAIGNILGSNIVNILFILGVSSIIFPLGITKGTVWKEIPLSLLASVLLGVMANDQWIDRSGSSALTRIDGLVFISFFVIFMYYSFGLPARIEEHLTAKLYEPVKSVLLVILGLIGLILGGQWIVDGAVHLASGLGVSQSLIGLTIVAVGTSLPELATSAVAAYKKNAEIAVGNVVGSSIFNIFFVLGISSIIKPIPFQARNNIDIGVVILANMLLFVCMFIGRRHLLGRWEGIVFVILYVSYMVFLVVQG